One stretch of Nocardia mangyaensis DNA includes these proteins:
- a CDS encoding alpha/beta fold hydrolase — MPFARAIDADIYYEDSGGTGPVVSLAHEFFMDHTMFASQQAVLSPEFRIVAWDARGHGRTRDQRLPFTYWTAARDALTVLDSIGAERAIVGGTAQGGFTALRTALVAPERVAALILISTEAHGPTHEQSKATQRFLDEWHDRGSRAEAAGRLADWLIGDDHRYRDIWTRRWVGDAHNGLDAAVGCLLGRDSVLDRLREITCPALIIHATHSGIAGARARTLADGLTASTYLEIDGARLAVTMTHSEPVNTAIARFLRERVSLAHVR; from the coding sequence GTGCCATTCGCCCGCGCGATCGACGCCGACATCTACTACGAGGACAGCGGTGGCACAGGGCCGGTGGTGTCGCTCGCCCACGAATTCTTCATGGACCACACCATGTTCGCCTCCCAGCAGGCCGTGCTCTCCCCCGAGTTCCGGATCGTGGCGTGGGACGCGCGCGGACACGGCCGCACCAGGGATCAGCGGTTGCCGTTCACCTATTGGACCGCCGCGCGCGACGCGCTGACCGTCCTCGACAGCATCGGCGCCGAACGCGCCATCGTCGGCGGGACCGCGCAAGGGGGATTCACCGCGCTGCGCACCGCGCTGGTCGCGCCCGAACGCGTCGCCGCGCTGATCTTGATCAGCACCGAGGCGCACGGGCCGACCCACGAGCAGTCCAAGGCCACCCAACGCTTCCTCGACGAGTGGCACGACCGCGGCTCCCGTGCCGAAGCCGCCGGCCGACTGGCCGACTGGCTGATCGGTGACGACCACCGCTACCGCGACATCTGGACCCGTCGCTGGGTCGGCGACGCGCACAACGGCCTCGACGCCGCCGTGGGCTGCCTGCTCGGCCGCGACTCGGTCCTCGACCGGCTGCGCGAGATCACCTGCCCCGCGCTGATCATCCACGCCACCCACAGCGGCATCGCGGGTGCCCGCGCGCGCACGCTGGCCGACGGGCTCACCGCCTCGACCTATCTCGAGATCGACGGCGCCCGGCTCGCGGTCACCATGACCCACTCCGAGCCGGTCAACACCGCGATCGCGCGGTTCCTGCGCGAGCGGGTGTCACTGGCACACGTGCGTTAG
- a CDS encoding sigma-70 family RNA polymerase sigma factor, whose amino-acid sequence MTHMGEELDLAVAAAAQGDRTALARVLELIRPLVVRYCRARIGAAERGQLSADDVAQEVCLAVMTALPRYQDQGRPFMAFVYGIASHKVADAHRNAARNKAEAMAEVPDVISTDQGPEQRALDSETSRQMNTLLATLPEKHREILILRLVMGLSAEETAVAVGSTAGAIRVAQHRALAKLKSQVARAGEMYG is encoded by the coding sequence ATGACGCATATGGGCGAAGAGTTGGACCTCGCCGTCGCTGCGGCTGCGCAGGGCGACAGGACTGCTTTAGCTCGGGTACTGGAACTGATCCGGCCGTTGGTGGTCCGCTACTGCCGCGCCAGGATCGGTGCCGCGGAGCGCGGGCAGCTCTCCGCGGACGACGTAGCGCAAGAGGTCTGTCTGGCTGTGATGACCGCCCTGCCCCGATATCAGGATCAGGGTCGGCCCTTCATGGCCTTCGTATACGGGATCGCTTCGCACAAGGTCGCCGACGCCCATCGCAACGCCGCCCGTAACAAGGCGGAGGCGATGGCCGAAGTACCAGATGTCATATCCACCGACCAGGGACCGGAGCAGCGAGCTCTCGACTCGGAGACGAGCAGGCAGATGAACACTCTGTTGGCCACGCTCCCCGAGAAACATCGGGAAATCCTGATCCTGCGTCTGGTCATGGGTCTGTCAGCAGAGGAAACCGCAGTCGCCGTGGGCAGCACGGCGGGGGCGATACGAGTAGCCCAGCACAGGGCGCTCGCAAAACTGAAGTCACAAGTGGCGAGGGCAGGTGAAATGTATGGCTAG
- a CDS encoding WhiB family transcriptional regulator, with amino-acid sequence MPMPTHLPGPNADVWDWQMRGSCRGQDSAVFFHPDGERGRARTAREMRAKEICRACPVLMQCRTHALKVSEPYGIWGGMSETEREMHARRNRRRMAV; translated from the coding sequence ATGCCCATGCCCACCCACCTCCCCGGTCCGAACGCCGACGTCTGGGATTGGCAGATGCGTGGCTCGTGCCGCGGCCAGGACTCCGCCGTCTTCTTCCATCCCGACGGCGAACGCGGCCGCGCCCGCACCGCGCGCGAAATGCGCGCCAAGGAGATCTGCCGGGCCTGCCCCGTGCTCATGCAGTGCCGCACCCACGCTCTCAAGGTCAGCGAGCCCTACGGCATCTGGGGCGGCATGTCCGAGACCGAACGCGAGATGCACGCCCGCCGCAACCGGCGGCGCATGGCAGTCTGA
- a CDS encoding sigma-70 family RNA polymerase sigma factor: protein MTQNGFRSEAFPPSVDSAVTARAAEGAELAALLERCGESDQHAFAELYDRTSARVFGLVLRVLHDPGYAEETTQEVYLQIWRTATSFDPAKGSAVTWLMTLAHRRAVDRVRAEQAHTQREVAYGIRVLGNEFDEVTEEVERRLEQQAVQRGLSTLTETQREAISLAYYGGRTYAEVAQHLGIGLPTVKSRIRDGLTRLKKSLGVT, encoded by the coding sequence ATGACACAGAATGGGTTCCGAAGCGAAGCCTTCCCACCGAGCGTGGATTCTGCGGTTACCGCACGCGCGGCCGAAGGAGCCGAACTCGCCGCACTACTCGAACGATGTGGCGAGTCCGATCAACACGCCTTTGCCGAACTGTACGACCGGACGTCGGCGCGCGTCTTCGGCCTGGTCCTGCGGGTGCTCCACGACCCCGGGTACGCGGAGGAGACCACGCAAGAGGTCTATCTCCAGATCTGGCGCACCGCAACGAGTTTCGACCCCGCCAAGGGGTCGGCGGTGACCTGGCTGATGACGTTGGCGCACCGTCGAGCGGTCGACCGGGTTCGTGCCGAACAGGCCCACACCCAGCGCGAAGTCGCCTACGGGATCCGGGTTCTCGGCAACGAGTTCGACGAGGTCACCGAGGAGGTGGAACGCAGACTCGAACAGCAGGCCGTCCAGCGCGGGCTCTCGACATTGACCGAGACCCAACGCGAGGCGATCTCGCTCGCCTACTACGGCGGGCGTACCTACGCGGAGGTAGCTCAGCACCTCGGCATCGGTTTACCGACCGTCAAGTCCCGGATTCGGGACGGACTGACACGACTGAAGAAAAGTTTGGGGGTGACGTGA
- the guaB gene encoding IMP dehydrogenase yields MSNPVSGERIAVRPPTGGDDPAKIAMLGLTFDDVLLLPAASDLIPSSVETSSRLTREITLRTPLVSSAMDTVTEARMAIAMARAGGMGVLHRNLSGADQAAQVETVKRSEAGMVTDPVTCRPTDTLAEVDAMCARFRISGLPVVDETGSLVGIITNRDMRFEVDQDRRVDEVMTKAPLITAQEGVTAEAALGLLRRHKIEKLPIVDGNGRLRGLITVKDFVKTDQYPNATKDRDGRLLVGAAIGVGEDSWSRAMTLADAGVDVLIVDTAHGHQSQVLQMVAKVKAEVGDRIQIVGGNVATRAGAAALVEAGVDAVKVGVGPGSICTTRVVAGVGAPQITAILEAVAACKAAGVPVIADGGVQYSGDVAKAIAAGASTVMLGSLLAGTAEAPGELILVNGKQFKSYRGMGSLGAMQGRGQAKSYSKDRYFQDDVLAEDKLVPEGIEGRVPFRGPVNQVIHQLVGGLRAAMGYTGSQNIEHLQGAQFVQITAAGLKESHPHDITMTVEAPNYTGRG; encoded by the coding sequence ATGAGTAATCCCGTGTCGGGCGAACGAATCGCGGTGCGCCCTCCTACGGGTGGCGACGATCCGGCCAAGATCGCCATGCTCGGCCTCACGTTCGACGACGTGCTGTTGCTGCCCGCCGCCTCGGATCTGATCCCCAGCTCCGTCGAGACCTCCAGCAGGCTCACCAGGGAGATCACCCTGCGCACGCCGCTGGTGAGTTCGGCCATGGACACCGTCACCGAGGCGCGCATGGCCATCGCCATGGCGCGTGCGGGCGGCATGGGTGTGCTGCACCGCAATCTGTCGGGCGCCGATCAGGCCGCCCAGGTGGAGACGGTGAAGCGCTCGGAGGCGGGCATGGTGACCGACCCGGTCACCTGTCGTCCCACCGACACCCTCGCCGAGGTCGACGCGATGTGCGCCCGGTTCCGCATCTCGGGTCTGCCCGTGGTGGACGAGACCGGTTCGCTGGTGGGCATCATCACCAACCGTGACATGCGCTTCGAGGTCGACCAGGACCGCCGCGTCGACGAGGTGATGACCAAGGCGCCGCTGATCACCGCGCAGGAGGGCGTCACCGCCGAGGCCGCGCTCGGCCTGCTGCGCCGCCACAAGATCGAGAAGCTGCCGATCGTGGACGGCAACGGCCGACTGCGCGGCCTGATCACGGTCAAGGACTTCGTCAAGACCGATCAGTACCCCAACGCCACCAAGGACCGCGACGGCCGCCTGCTGGTCGGCGCCGCGATCGGTGTCGGCGAGGATTCCTGGTCGCGGGCGATGACGCTGGCCGACGCCGGGGTCGATGTGCTGATCGTCGACACCGCGCACGGGCATCAGTCGCAGGTGCTGCAGATGGTCGCCAAGGTCAAGGCCGAGGTGGGCGACCGTATCCAGATCGTCGGCGGCAATGTCGCGACGCGCGCGGGCGCCGCGGCGCTCGTCGAGGCGGGCGTGGACGCTGTCAAGGTGGGTGTCGGTCCCGGCTCCATCTGCACCACCCGCGTGGTCGCCGGTGTCGGCGCGCCGCAGATCACCGCGATCCTCGAGGCCGTCGCCGCGTGCAAGGCCGCCGGGGTGCCGGTGATCGCCGACGGTGGCGTGCAGTACTCCGGTGACGTCGCCAAGGCCATCGCCGCCGGGGCCTCCACCGTGATGCTCGGATCGCTGCTCGCCGGCACCGCGGAGGCCCCCGGTGAACTGATCCTGGTCAACGGCAAGCAGTTCAAGAGCTACCGCGGCATGGGCTCGCTGGGTGCCATGCAGGGTCGCGGCCAGGCCAAGTCCTACTCCAAGGACCGCTACTTCCAGGACGACGTGCTCGCCGAGGACAAGCTCGTCCCCGAGGGCATCGAGGGCCGTGTCCCGTTCCGCGGCCCGGTCAACCAGGTGATCCACCAGCTGGTCGGCGGCCTGCGCGCGGCCATGGGCTACACGGGCTCGCAGAACATCGAGCACCTCCAGGGCGCGCAGTTCGTGCAGATCACCGCGGCGGGTCTCAAGGAGAGCCACCCGCACGACATCACCATGACGGTCGAGGCCCCGAACTACACCGGACGCGGCTGA
- a CDS encoding DUF5319 domain-containing protein: MRDHLPPGLPPDPFAGDPSDPSAALDAIEPGEPLDPHERLAVEEDLADLAVYEALLAHRGIRGLVVSCEDCRQDHYHDWDMLRANLLQLLVDGTVRPHEPAYDPTPEAYVTWDYCRGYADASMNEAFHGDGFDGFDS, translated from the coding sequence GTGCGTGACCATCTACCACCTGGCCTGCCGCCGGATCCCTTCGCCGGAGACCCCTCCGACCCGTCTGCCGCGCTCGATGCGATCGAGCCCGGTGAGCCGCTGGATCCTCATGAGCGCCTCGCGGTCGAGGAAGATCTCGCCGACCTCGCCGTCTACGAAGCCCTGCTGGCCCATCGCGGGATCCGCGGGCTCGTCGTCAGCTGTGAGGACTGTCGGCAAGATCACTACCACGACTGGGACATGCTACGAGCGAACCTGCTCCAGCTACTCGTCGACGGCACCGTCCGTCCCCACGAGCCCGCCTACGATCCGACGCCCGAGGCGTACGTCACCTGGGACTACTGCCGCGGCTATGCGGACGCCTCGATGAACGAGGCGTTCCACGGCGACGGATTCGACGGCTTCGACAGCTGA
- the guaA gene encoding glutamine-hydrolyzing GMP synthase gives MPVAETQRPVLVVDFGAQYAQLIARRVREARVFSEVIPHTMTVEEIADKQPLAVILSGGPSSVYAEGAPQLDARLFDLDIPVFGICYGFQAMAQALGGTVSHTGTREYGRTELNIDGGVLHGGLPTIQPVWMSHGDAVTDAPAGFEVTGTTAGAPVAAFEDRARRLAGVQYHPEVLHSPHGQQVLSRFLHELAGIPAQWTPANIAEALIEDVRAQIGDGHAICGLSGGVDSAVAAALVQRAIGDRLTCVFVDHGLLRAGEREQVQQDFVAATGAKLVTVDAVDKFLGELKGVSDPEEKRKIIGREFIRSFEDAVAGIVLEEGEAAGVAPKVEFLVQGTLYPDVVESGGGTGTANIKSHHNVGGLPDDLEFDLVEPLRLLFKDEVRAVGRELGLPEELVARQPFPGPGLAIRIVGEVTADRLDLLRQADAIAREELTAAGLDKQIWQCPVVLLADVRSVGVQGDGRTYGHPIVLRPVSSEDAMTADWTRLPYDVLERISTRITNEVAEVNRVVLDVTSKPPGTIEWE, from the coding sequence GTGCCGGTGGCAGAAACTCAGAGACCGGTCCTCGTCGTCGACTTCGGCGCGCAGTACGCCCAGCTGATCGCCCGGCGGGTGCGCGAGGCCAGAGTGTTCTCCGAGGTCATTCCGCACACCATGACGGTGGAGGAAATCGCCGACAAGCAGCCCCTGGCCGTGATCCTGTCCGGCGGCCCGTCCAGCGTGTACGCCGAGGGTGCCCCGCAGCTCGACGCGCGACTGTTCGACCTCGACATCCCGGTGTTCGGCATCTGCTACGGCTTCCAGGCCATGGCGCAGGCCCTCGGCGGCACCGTGTCGCACACCGGCACCCGCGAATACGGCCGCACCGAACTCAACATCGATGGCGGCGTGCTGCACGGCGGACTGCCCACGATCCAGCCGGTGTGGATGAGCCACGGCGACGCCGTGACCGACGCTCCCGCGGGCTTCGAGGTCACCGGCACCACCGCGGGCGCCCCGGTCGCCGCGTTCGAGGATCGCGCGCGTCGCCTGGCCGGTGTCCAGTACCACCCCGAGGTGCTGCACTCCCCGCACGGTCAGCAGGTGCTCAGCCGCTTCCTGCACGAGCTGGCGGGCATTCCCGCGCAGTGGACCCCGGCCAATATCGCCGAGGCGCTGATCGAGGACGTGCGCGCCCAGATCGGCGACGGCCACGCCATCTGCGGGCTCTCCGGTGGCGTCGACTCCGCGGTCGCGGCCGCCCTGGTGCAGCGCGCGATCGGTGACCGGCTCACCTGTGTGTTCGTCGACCACGGTCTGCTGCGGGCGGGCGAGCGCGAACAGGTCCAGCAGGACTTCGTCGCCGCGACCGGTGCCAAGCTGGTGACCGTCGACGCGGTGGACAAGTTCCTCGGTGAGCTGAAGGGCGTCTCCGATCCCGAGGAGAAGCGCAAGATCATCGGTCGCGAGTTCATCCGTTCCTTCGAGGACGCGGTCGCCGGCATCGTGCTCGAGGAGGGCGAGGCCGCGGGCGTTGCCCCGAAGGTCGAGTTCCTGGTGCAGGGCACCCTCTACCCGGACGTCGTCGAGTCCGGCGGCGGTACCGGCACCGCCAACATCAAGAGTCACCACAATGTCGGCGGCCTGCCCGACGATCTCGAGTTCGACCTGGTCGAACCACTGCGCCTGCTGTTCAAGGACGAGGTCCGCGCGGTCGGTCGCGAACTGGGCCTGCCCGAGGAACTGGTTGCGCGCCAGCCCTTCCCGGGCCCCGGCCTCGCCATCCGCATCGTCGGTGAGGTGACCGCCGACCGGCTCGACCTGCTGCGCCAGGCCGACGCCATCGCCCGCGAGGAACTCACCGCCGCCGGACTCGACAAGCAGATCTGGCAGTGCCCGGTCGTGCTGCTCGCCGACGTGCGCTCGGTCGGCGTCCAGGGCGACGGCCGCACCTACGGTCACCCGATCGTGCTGCGCCCGGTCTCCAGCGAGGACGCGATGACCGCCGACTGGACCCGCCTGCCCTACGACGTGCTCGAACGCATCTCCACCCGGATCACCAACGAGGTGGCCGAGGTCAACCGCGTGGTCCTCGACGTGACGAGCAAGCCGCCGGGCACCATCGAGTGGGAATGA
- a CDS encoding anti-sigma-D factor RsdA encodes MRSDDALIDAIASNGPVRTDSPEEFQLASLLADWRADLLAEPMPAGPDLDTVFAAVNQEIGARQVRVGASSRGRLRLVRPILGAAAALAVVFGGVTAFSYSAAPGDPLWRVKEVVFSEQAQSTVVQHADDDLVAAQNLIAAGDNEQARARLEKASATASQVNDSGKRDDLIARWNLIRDQLVKVAPELATELPAPPPVKPTEPKPAEPDPAAPSQAPAPGPDPRTSDPTAPTSPDGSTSEPPVIMQSPGPETSPVVPPTEEPTGPPVTPAPTTPPITVKPTAPTTIVEPPPVITVPTVVPTSQQLPPSVPPTLPAPPTLTILPAPGVPTP; translated from the coding sequence GTGCGCAGTGACGATGCGCTGATCGACGCGATCGCGAGCAACGGACCGGTGCGTACCGACAGCCCCGAGGAGTTCCAGCTGGCGTCGCTGCTCGCGGATTGGCGAGCCGACCTGTTGGCCGAGCCGATGCCCGCGGGTCCTGATCTGGACACCGTGTTCGCGGCGGTCAATCAGGAGATCGGCGCCCGGCAAGTGCGCGTCGGTGCCTCCTCGCGCGGACGTCTCCGGCTGGTCCGCCCCATTCTCGGGGCCGCCGCGGCATTGGCCGTGGTGTTCGGCGGTGTCACGGCGTTCTCCTACAGCGCGGCACCCGGCGATCCGCTGTGGCGGGTCAAGGAGGTCGTGTTCAGCGAACAGGCCCAGTCGACGGTCGTGCAGCATGCCGACGACGATCTGGTCGCCGCGCAGAACCTGATCGCCGCGGGTGACAACGAACAGGCAAGGGCCAGACTGGAAAAGGCTTCGGCCACAGCGAGCCAGGTCAACGATTCGGGCAAGCGCGACGATCTGATCGCCCGCTGGAATCTGATCCGCGACCAGCTGGTCAAGGTCGCGCCCGAACTGGCTACCGAGTTGCCCGCGCCGCCTCCGGTGAAGCCGACCGAGCCCAAGCCCGCCGAGCCCGATCCGGCCGCACCCTCACAGGCGCCGGCACCGGGACCGGACCCGCGGACCTCCGATCCGACCGCGCCGACCTCCCCGGACGGCTCGACCTCGGAACCGCCGGTGATCATGCAGTCGCCGGGCCCGGAGACCTCGCCGGTCGTGCCGCCGACCGAGGAACCGACCGGGCCGCCGGTCACCCCCGCACCGACGACACCGCCGATCACCGTGAAGCCGACGGCGCCGACGACCATCGTCGAGCCGCCGCCGGTCATCACGGTGCCGACGGTGGTGCCGACCTCACAGCAGTTGCCGCCGTCGGTGCCCCCGACTCTCCCCGCACCGCCGACGCTGACGATCCTGCCCGCCCCTGGCGTGCCGACTCCCTGA
- a CDS encoding GuaB3 family IMP dehydrogenase-related protein, whose translation MRDMVEIGMGRVARRTYELDDVDIVPSRRTRSSKQVSLAWQLDAYRFEVPVLAHPTDALVSPEFAIELGRLGGLGVINGEGLWARHADVQAKVDQLIDLVDKGGYERAIALLQELHAAPMQPDLLATAVAQVRAAGVTTAVRVSPQNARALTPALVQAGVDLLVVQGTIISAEHVGGSVSAASAGPSVVTRAASSGPVAPAAEPLNLKTFIAELDVPVVAGGVSDHRTALHLMRTGAAGVIVGYGSYPGATTTGEVLGIGVPMATAIADAAAARRDYLDETGGRYVHVIADGDVATSGQLAKAIACGADAVMLGVPLSVSAEAPGRGWYWPSAAAHPSVPRGSFLPVDESWLDGAGGAVTRPNLERVLYGPSDDPFGSLNLVGGLRRSMAKAGYSDLKEFQKVGLTVR comes from the coding sequence GTGCGTGACATGGTGGAAATCGGTATGGGGCGGGTCGCTCGTCGGACCTACGAGCTCGACGATGTCGACATCGTCCCCTCGCGGCGGACCCGCTCGTCGAAGCAGGTCTCGCTGGCCTGGCAGCTCGACGCCTACCGGTTCGAGGTCCCGGTTCTCGCGCATCCCACCGACGCGCTCGTCTCCCCGGAGTTCGCGATCGAGCTGGGTCGCCTCGGTGGCCTCGGGGTGATCAACGGTGAGGGTCTGTGGGCGCGGCACGCCGATGTGCAGGCCAAGGTCGACCAGCTGATCGATCTGGTCGACAAGGGGGGTTACGAACGAGCCATCGCGCTGCTGCAGGAACTGCACGCCGCGCCCATGCAGCCCGACCTGCTCGCCACCGCGGTCGCCCAGGTGCGCGCCGCGGGCGTGACCACCGCCGTCCGGGTGAGCCCGCAGAACGCGCGGGCGCTGACCCCCGCCCTCGTGCAGGCCGGGGTCGACCTGCTGGTGGTGCAGGGCACCATCATCTCCGCCGAGCATGTCGGTGGCAGTGTCAGCGCAGCGTCCGCGGGACCCTCCGTGGTTACGCGCGCTGCCTCCTCCGGGCCCGTCGCTCCCGCCGCCGAGCCGTTGAACCTGAAGACCTTCATCGCCGAGCTGGACGTGCCGGTCGTCGCCGGCGGCGTGAGCGATCACCGCACCGCGCTGCACCTGATGCGCACCGGCGCGGCGGGCGTCATCGTCGGCTACGGCTCCTACCCGGGCGCCACCACCACCGGCGAGGTGCTGGGCATTGGCGTGCCGATGGCCACCGCGATCGCCGACGCCGCCGCCGCGCGCCGCGACTACCTCGACGAGACCGGCGGCCGCTACGTGCACGTGATCGCCGACGGTGACGTGGCCACCTCGGGCCAGCTGGCCAAGGCCATCGCCTGTGGCGCCGACGCGGTGATGCTCGGTGTGCCGCTGTCGGTTTCGGCCGAAGCGCCCGGCCGCGGGTGGTACTGGCCCTCGGCCGCCGCGCACCCCTCGGTGCCGCGCGGTTCGTTCCTGCCGGTCGACGAGTCCTGGCTCGACGGCGCCGGCGGCGCGGTCACCCGCCCGAACCTCGAGCGGGTGCTCTACGGCCCCTCCGACGACCCGTTCGGTTCACTGAACCTGGTCGGCGGCCTGCGCCGGTCGATGGCCAAGGCGGGCTACTCCGACCTCAAGGAGTTCCAGAAGGTCGGGCTGACCGTCCGCTAA
- a CDS encoding RskA family anti-sigma factor, whose translation MNEAQIDLAHTVALGLIDDEDHHAIQTIINSEDPTLCTEFLRELRDTREALAALSDATSTPPPPSLRTRLLAAVNTEEPPLAI comes from the coding sequence ATGAACGAAGCCCAGATCGATCTCGCGCACACCGTCGCGCTCGGATTGATCGACGACGAAGACCATCACGCGATCCAGACCATCATCAATTCCGAAGACCCAACTCTGTGTACCGAGTTCCTGCGAGAACTTCGCGACACCCGCGAAGCTCTCGCAGCGCTCTCGGACGCCACCTCGACCCCACCACCCCCCTCCCTGCGCACCCGCCTGCTGGCCGCCGTGAACACCGAGGAGCCCCCGCTGGCCATCTAG